AGCGTATGAACGCGCGCGGGCTTAGGCGGGAGCAGGTTCCGATCGCGCCCGCCCTGGTCGTGATCGACGTATCGTTCATCTCCCTGACGCTGATCCTGCCCGCGGTCGCCGCGGTGGCGGCCCCGGGCGCCGTCGTGCTCGCGCTCGTGAAGCCGCAGTTCGAGGCCGGGCGTGGGCAGGTGGGGAAGGGCGGGGTGGTGCGCGACGACGCCGTGCGCGCCGAGGCGGTCGCGCGCGTGCGCGCGGCGGCCGTCGCGCTCGGTTTCACGGTCCGCGGCGAGGCGGACTCGGTCCTGCCGGGCCCGAAGGGCAACCGCGAGGTGTTCCTGCACCTCGTGCACGGCGGGGCGTGACGGAGCAGGCCGATCTCAGGCGGCATGGCCGAGAGGCTGCGGGTCGTCAGTCCCGGGCGTGGGGGTCGCTGCGCACGACGACCTCTTCGAGGACGGCGAGGCCCGCGGCGTCCTCGCGCTCGATGCGTCGCAGGACCGTCGCCGCGGCCGCCTCGTCGGGGTCCCAGCGCGTCAGCAGCTCCCGCAGGCGGCGGCGTTTGCGCTGTGCCGTTCGGCGAGCCTCGCACGCCCTCTCCCAGGGGCTCCGGCCGGTGACGAGGGGCGGCTCCACGTCGGAGGGGGCGTCGCCGAGGCGGCGCAGCTCCTCGGCGATCCAGCCCGCGTGGCGCGCCTCGACGTCGGCCAGGGCCTCGAGGCGCGCCGCGAGCTGCGGATAGCGGGCCTGCGCGGCGTGCGTGCGCAGCGCGAGGGCTGCGCCGAGCTCGGCCGCGTGGGCCTCGCGCAGATCCGCACGCAGCGCCGTGGGGTCGTCCGTTCTGCCGAGGAGGCGTCCGAGCAGCCCCATGGACCGCAGGCCGTAGCGGGGGGCCGTCGCCGGGTCAATCCGCGCGGGCCGGGTTCCCTTCCCGGCGTGATTCCGTTACACCGATCACCTTATGGCCAGGATCACCGTGGAGGACTGCCTCGAGCAGGTCCCCAACCGTTTCGAGCTCGTGCTGCTCGCGGCGCGGCGCGCGAAGCAGCTCCTCAAAGGGGCGCGCCCCCTCGTGGAGTCGGACAACAAGGAGATCGTCACGGCGCTCCGCGAGGTCGCGGACGCGAAGGTGCGCCTCACGTACGACGAGTAGGAGAGCGCCCCGGACGATGGCGAAACAGCAGGACCTCTACGCCATCCTGGGGGTCGCGAAGACGGCGACCGCGGACGAGATCCGGAAAGCGTACCGCAAGCTCGCGCGTCAGCACCATCCCGACCTCAACCCAGGCAACAAGCAGGCCGAGGAGCGCTTCAAGGAGATCTCGCTCGCGCACGACGCGCTCTCCGACCCGGAGCGGCGCAAGCTGTACGACGAGTTCGGCCAGGAGGGGCTGGCGCCCGGCTTCGACGCCACGCGCGCCCGCGAGTACCGTCGCTGGGCCGACAGCGGCCAGGGCTTCTCGTTCCGCGGCGGCAGCCCGGGCGCCGGCGCCGGCGACTTCGACTTCGGCTTCGGCACCGGGACGCGGCGCGGCCGCCGTCGCAGCGCCGCCGAGACGGAGCGCGGCTTCGCCGACATCCTGAACGAGATGTTCGGCGGCGCGGCCGAGGGCGCCGCGCCCGAGCCGCCGCCCTCGGCACCGCGCGACGTCGAGTATCCGATCGAGATCGATCTGCTCGACGCGCTGCGCGGCACGCGCACGGCCGTGTCGGTTCGGCGTCCCGTCGTCTGCGAGACCTGCGGCGGCACGGGCCGCGTCGGGCGCAAGGGCTGCACGACGTGCGGCGGCAGCGGCACGGTCGAGAAGCGCGAGAAGCTGAACGTCAAGATCCCCGCCGGCGTCGCCGACGGCGCGCGCGTGCGCGTGGCGGGCAAGGGCGGCGTCGGAGCCGGGGGACGCAGCGGCGACCTCTACTTCGTCGTGAAGGTGCGGCCGCACCCGCTGCTCCAGCGCGAGGGTCGAGATCTGATGCTCGAGGTGCCGATCACGGTCGTCGAGGCCGTGCGCGGCGCGACGATCGAAGTACCGACGCTCGCCGGCAAGGTGCAGCTGAAGGTCGCGCCCGGCTCGCAGAGCGGCCAGCGCCTGCGGCTGCGCGGCCGTGGTGCGCCCGACCCGAAGGGCGGCGAGGCCGGCGACCTCTACGTCCGCCTGATGATCCAGGTGCCGCGCGACGGCGCCGGCGAAAAGATGGACGACGCGCTCCAGGCGCTCGAGGCCGCCTACGGGGGCGAGAGCGTCCGCGCCCACCTGGCGCTGTGAGGGCGGCCGTGGCCGACGACGACACCCGCGCGCCGATCGAGCCCGAGGTCATCGGGCCGGACGACGACGCCCAGGTCCTGCCGACCGGCGCCGACGAGGAGGAGCCGGAGGCCGCGGCGGCGACGACGGCCGCGCCGACCGACGTGCCGGCGTCGCTCGGCGTGCTCGTCCCCGCCGCCGACACGCTGCAGCGCTACCTCGCCGAGATCCGCCGCATCCCCGTCCTCACACGCGAGGAGGAGCACGAGCTGGCGGTACGCTGGCGCGAGCAGGGCGACAAGAAAGCCGCGGTGCGGCTCGTCAGCTCGAATCTGCGGCTCGTGGTCATGATCGCGCGCGAGTACCAGCGCGCCGTGCAGAACCTCCTCGACCTCGTACAGGAGGGCAACGTCGGCCTGCTCGAGGCGATCAAGAACTTCGATCCCTATCGCGGCGTGCGCTTCCCATCCTACGCCGTCTGGTGGGTGCGCGCGTACATCATCCGCTACATCATGAACAACTGGCGGATGGTGAAGGTCGGCACCACGCAGGCCCAGCGCAAGCTCTTCTTCAACCTCCAGAAGGAGCGCGAGCGCCTCGAGCGCGAGGGCTTCACCGCCGAGCCCAAGCTCATCGCCGACCGGCTCGGAGTGAAGGAGAAGGAAGTCGTCGAGATGGAGCAGCGCCTCGCCGGGCGCGACCTCTCGGTGAACGCGCCGGTGAACGAGGGCGAAGAGGCCACGCTCCTTGATTTTCTGCCGGGCCCCGCCCAGACTGCCGAGGCCGTCGCCGACGAGGAATATCACCGCCTCGTGCGCGAGAAGGCGGCCGAGTTCAAGCAGACGTTGAAAGGCAAGGACCTGGTGATCTACGAGCGGCGGCTCGAAGCGCTCATGCGCGACGAGGAGCCGGTCACGCTCCAGGAGATCGGCGACGAGTACGGCATCACCCGCGAGCGCGTGCGGCAGATCGAGGCGCGGGTGAAGAAGAAGCTCGGGCAGTACCTCCGCGAGCAGATACCAGACATCAAGGAAATCGAGTTCGGCTCCTGAGCGGGCCGGCCCCAGCCCCACGAGGAACCGATCATGCCGATGCACGGAGGCCGCATCGTCGCGCGCGCCCTGAAGCGCGAGGGCGTTCCGTACGTGTTCACGCTCTGCGGCGGACACGTCATGTCCATCTACGACGGCTGTCTCGACGAAGGCATCGGCGTCGTCGACGTCCGCCACGAGCAGTCCGCCGCGCACGCCGCCGACGGCTGGGCGCGCGTCACCGGCCAGCCCGGCGTCGCGATCGTGACCGCCGGACCGGGGCTCACCGACGCGGTGACCGGCGTCGCCACCGCGTGGCGCGCCAACATTCCCATGGTGATCATCGGCGGCCAGGCGCCGCGTCACTTCCAGGACATGGGCGGCCTCCAGGACATGAACCACGTCGACCTGATGCGGCCGATCACGAAGTGGGCCGTGTCGGTCCCGAACACGCGCCGTCTCGGCGAGTACGTCGCCACCGCGTTCCGCGTCGCGACGACGAACGTGCCCGGCCCGGTGTTCCTCGAGATGCCGCTCGATTTCCTCTTCGACATCGTCCAGGACGACGACGTCGTCGAGCCGTCGAACTATCGCACCGAGGCCGCGGTCGGCGCCGATCCGCGCTACGTCGAGAAGGCGTTCGAGCTGCTGCGCGGCGCCGAGCGGCCGGTGTGTCTCGTCGGCAGCCAGCTCTTCTGGTCGAAGCGCCGCGAGGCCTATCCCGAGTTCGTGAAGACGTTCGGCATGCCGACGTACGTGAACGGCCAGGCGCGCGGCAGCCTCGACCCCGACGATCCGCACTGGTTCCTCCAGACCCGCAAGGAGGCGCTGCGCAAGGCCGACGTCGTGCTGATCTTCGGCACGCCGCTCGACTTCCGCATCGGCTACGGCCGCTCGACGCACATCAACGGCGACGCGAAGCTGATCCACGTCGACCTCGACGGCAAGGAGCTCGGCAAGAACCGCGGCGTCGACGTCGGCATCGTCGGCGACACCGGCCTCGTGATGGAGATGCTCACCCGGTGCGCGACGGACGCGAAGTTCCAGCCGGAGCTGTCGCGCGCCTGGCTGAGGGAGCTGCGCGGCGTCGAGAAGGGCAAGTGGGAGGCGCTCCAGGGCCAGCTCGTCTCCGACGAGGTGCCGCTCAACCCGCTCCGCGTCTGCGCCGAGGTCGACAAGCTGGTCACGAAGGACACGATCCTCATCGGCGACGGCGGCGACTTCGTCGGCTCGGCGGCCAACGTGCTGCGTCCGCGCGGCTTCGGCCACTGGCTCGACGCCGGTCCCCTCGGCACGCTCGGCGCCGGTCCGGGCTACGCCATGGCGGCGAAGCTCGCGAGCCCGAAGAGCGACGTCATCATCATGTACGGCGACGGCGCGTTCGGCCTCAACATGATGGAGTTCGAGGCCTGCATCCGCCAGAAGATCAACATCGTCGGCGTCATCGGCAACGACGCCGCCTGGATGCAGATCCTGCGCGGCCAGGAGCAGATGTACGGCGCCGACCGCACGCCCGCGTGCAAGCTCTCGTACACGCGCTACGACACGATGATCGAGGCGATGGGCGGCCACGGCGAGTGGGTCGAACGGCCGGAGCAGATCCGTCCCGCGCTCGAGCGCGCGCTCGGCGCCGGCAAGCCGGCCGTCGTCAACGTGAAGATCGGGCGCAGCGACTTCCGCAAGGACGCGATCTCGGTCTAGGAGTAGCGCCATGGCGGGCGAGCGCACGGCGGGGATCATCGTCATCGGCAACGAGATCCTCTCGGGGAAGGTCGCGGACACGAACGCGCCCTTCCTCACCCGTGAGCTGCGGGCGCTCGGCGTCGCGCTGCGCCGCATCGTCACCATCACCGACGAGCTCGACGACATCGCCGAGGCGGTGCGGGAGTTCCACCGTCGCTTCGACGTCAACTTCACCTCCGGCGGCGTCGGGCCGACGCACGACGACGTCACGATGGAGGGCATCGCGCGCGGTCTCGGGCGCCGCGTGGTGCGCCATCCGGTCATCGAGAGCCGCCTGCGCGAGTTCTACAAGGACAACGTCAACGAGGCGCGCCTCAAGATGGCCGAGGTGCCGGAGGGCTCCGAGCTGATCGTCGACCAGCGTCTCGGGTTTCCGACGATCCAGTGCGAGAACTTCTACATCCTTCCGGGCATACCCGAGCTCTTCGAGGCCAAGTTCAACGCCCTGCGCGACCGCTTCGTCGACACGCCCTACACGCTGCGGATCGTCTACACGCGCGACGGGGAGGGCACGATCGCCCACCACCTGAACGCGACCCTCGCCGCGTTTCCCGAGCTCATGCTGGGCTCGTACCCGAAGCTCGGCGATCCGGAGTACGCGGTGAAGCTGACGCTGGAGTCGAAGGACGCCGCCTACGTGGAGCAGGCCCTGGCCCATCTCCTCCAGCTCCTGCCGGCCGAGACGGTCGTCCGGACCGAGTAGCGTCGCGTCCGCTTGTCGACCCGCATGGCGGACCCGCATCCACGCCGGCCGGCTCCGGGTTTCGCCTTGACGACTTCCGGCGGAGGCACGTAGTCTCGAAATCCTCGCCTGCGCGGTGCAGCGCTCCCGCCGCGCAGCGGGATCCCCGGCATGTCGACGACCGACCCACCCGCGCAGCCTTCGCGTTCGTCCGTCGCTCCCGCGACCGGCACTCGTCCCTCCGGGGGCCCGTTCATCGTGCTCACGCTGCGCGGTGTGGTCCTGCCGGAGTCCGGCGACCGCCCGGAGCTTCCGCTCGAGCTCGCCGACCTCCAGGTGCTGCGGCAGATGGCCGCCACCGGCACGATGGCGTGGGCCGGCGACCGTCCCGCGCTGGTCGCCGAGCTCGCGGCCCGCGGCATCTCGCCGCTCGGCGCCGCGCCCGCCGACCGGCCGCTCGCACCGGCGCCCGGCGCGCCGGGCGCGCCCCCGCGCCTCGACGACTTCTACATCGTCACCACGCCCGCCGTGCTCTGCGTGGGGCCTGCCGGCTTCGAGCAGGTGTCGGAAGACGGGCGCCTCCTCGCGCGCCTCGACGCCGTCGAGCTGCTGGCGGCCTCGGAATTCTGCAAGGCGACGACCGCGCGCGAGGCGCTGGCCAGGCACGCGGCGCGCGCCGGGGCCGAACGCCTCGACGAGCGCACCTTCCTGCGCGTGCTGGCGCGCCTGATGGCCTCGGGCCTGCTCCTGCGCTTCGACCTCACCGACACCGCGCAGGGGCGCGCGCTGTCGCGCGAGGATCGCGACATCCGTCGCGCGATCGCGAAGCAGATGGAGCTCGCCGAGGTCGTGCGCCGCGACGTGCAGGCGTACGACGCCCAGGAGCAGGCCCGCGCGGCGCGTACCGGCGTCATCCGGCCGCGGATCGTGCCGATCCACTCACAGTGGAAGATCACGCCGCTGGCGCTCGGCATGATCGTCGCCTACGCGAAGCAGTACGACGGCGGGCGCCTCGACGAGCGCTACGACTTCCGCCCCGACTGGCTCACCGATCCGGCGCGGGCGTCGTCGCCGAAGACCGCGTCGCTGTTCCTCTTCTCGCACTACATCTGGTCGAGCGTCGGCAACCTCGAGCTGTCGGCCCAGCTGAAGGCGTCGGACCCGCGCGCGCTCACCGTGCACGGCGGGCCGAACGTGCCGAAGTACGAGAAGGACCTCGAGGCGTATTTCCGCATGCACCCGCACGTCGACATCGCGGTGCGCGGCGAGGGCGAGGTCACCGCCGCCGAGATGCTCTCGGCGCTGGCCGAGGTCATCGACGATCCGCGTCCCGATCTCGCGGTGCTGGAGAAGGTCCCCGGCCTCGCCTTCCGGCTCGGCGATCGCATCGTGCGCACGCCCGACCGCGAGCGCATCACCGACCTCGACGTCATCCCGTCGCCGTATCTGACCGGTCTCTTCGACAGCTTCGGCAAGGCGTCCACCGAGGCGGCGGTGATCGAGAGCAACCGCGGCTGCCCGTACGGCTGCACCTTCTGTGACTGGGGCTCGGCCACCGCGCAGCGCATCCGCAAGTTCTCCCTCGAGCGCGTCTTCGAGGAGATCGAGTGGTGCGCGCGCCACGGCGTCGAGACCATCGGGCTCGCCGACGCCAACTTCGGCGTCTTCGAGCGCGACGTCGCGATCGCCGAGAAGGTCGCCGAGGTGAAGGCGCGCTACGGATACCCGCGCCACTTCGGCGTCAACTACGCCAAGAACTCGCTGAAGCACCTGAAGCCGATCGTGAAGATCCTGAGCGGCGCCGGCACCATCGCCTACGGGCAGCTGTCGCTCCAGTCGATGGATCCCGGGACGCTCGAGACCATCGAGCGCCACAACATCAAGTCGGAGAAGTACCACGAGCTGGCGCAGGAGTTCCGGCAGGCCGGCCTGCCGCTGTTCATCGACCTGATGATGGGACTGCCCGGCAGCACCGTCACCTCGTTCCGCGCCGATCTCCAGCAGGCGATCGACCGCGAGGTGATCGCCAAGGTCTATCCGACCCAGCTGCTGGTCAACAGCCCGATGAACGATCCGGAGTACCGCCAGGAGCACGACATCCAGGCCAAGCCCGGCGCGTTCCTCACCTCGTGCGCCAGCTTCTCGACCGCGGACTACGCGCGCATGAAGGAGATGCGGCGCGTGTTCCTGCTGCTGGAGAAGTTCGGCATCCTGCGCCACGTCGCGCGCCACGTGCGTCGCGAGGTCGGCGTCCGCGAGATGGAGTTCTTCGAGCGCCTGCTCGACGACGGCCGCGCCGCGCGCACGCGCTGGCCGGTGCTCGCCTTCACCCTCGAGTCGGTGCCGAACCTCATGGTGCCGCCGGGGCGCTGGCAGCTGCTGCTCGACGAGGTGCGCCAGTACCTGACCGAGGTGGTGCACATCGCCGACGACTCGGCGCTCGACACCGTGCTCACGGTGCAGCGGCTGCTGCTGCCGGCGCGCAACCGGCGCTTCCCCGACGAGGTGCAGCTGCCGCACGACTACGCCGCCTGGTACGGTGCGATGCTCGCCGCGAAGGACGCCGGCCATCTCCAGGACTGGCCGAGCGTCGTGCCGCCGCTGCGCGAGTACGGTCCCGGGACGCTGCGCGTGAGCGACCCGTTCGACGTGTGCGTCTTCGGCATCGGGCACTCGGTGGAGTCCGACAGCTTCGGCGTCTGGGAGCTCGATTCGCCGATCTCGCGCCCCGTCGTCCCGCTGCACTCCGCCCTCGGCTGACCCGCGGCGTATCCGCAACCCGGCTGGCGCGTTTCCCGTGCATGGGTTACAGCGGCTTTCGGGTCCGGGTCGGCCGGACCGACGAAGGAGGTGTGGCATGAAGGGGTTGCGGTTGCTGGTGGGAGCGGCGGCGCTGGGCGCGTCGCTCGGCGTGGTGAGCCCGGCGCAGGCGGAGTTTCTCGAGGACGCCGGCTGGGGCTCCCTGACGGTCCTGTCCAACGTCCTCTACATGCCGGCGAAGGTCGGCTACGCGCTCTTCGGCGGGCTCACCGGCGGGGCGGCCTACGGGCTCACCGGCGGTGACTACGACACGGCGCAGAACGTCTGGGATCCGGCCCTCAGCGGCACCTACGTGCTGACGCCGGGCATGCTGAGGGGCGAGCAGCCCATCCAGTTCGCAGGACCGGTCACCCCGGGCACGTCGTCCACGTCGGCTTCGTACGCTCCGCTCGCCGAGGCTCCGCCCGATCCGCCCGCGCATCAGCAGAGCGCCGGCGGCTTCAGCGACGAGGCCATCGGTGGGGGCATGTGAGGCGACGCCGCGCGTCGGTTGGTGCGCGGCCGGATGGGTTCGGATAAGCTCCCGCGCCGGTGATGGCCGGCGCGTCTCGGGAGCCCGTGATCACGGGATGTGGGGTCGTCTCCCCGCTCGGTGAGGGTGTACCCGCCTTCTGGGAGGGGCTGCTCGCGGGGCGGTCGGCGGTCGCGCCCGCCCGCGGCTTCGCCGCCGCCGATCTCGCGCCGAACGCGGTCGCCGAGGTGCGCGGCGTCGCCGACGACGATCCCGACCGGGCCGGTGCCTTCGCGCTCCTCGCCGCCGCCCAGGCGCTGGCCGAAGCGGGGCTCGACGTGCCGTCCGCGACCGCGCGCTGGGGGGTCGCGCTCGGCACCACGCTCGGCGGCATGCGTCTCCACGAGCTCTGGGACGCGGGCCGTCCGGAGGCCCTGCCCGCGCTCGCGGCGATCCCGTACTACGGCCCCGCCGTCCGCCTGGCGCGGCGCTTCGGCTGCCGGGGGCCGGTGGCCACCGCGCAGCTGGCCTGTGCCTCCGGCACGCAGGCGATCGCCTGGGCAGGCCGCTGGATACGCGACGGCCGCGCCGACGTCGTGCTGGCGGGGGGGGCCGACCTCCTGTGCCGCTTCGTGGTGGCCGGCTTCAACTGTCTGCGCGCGACGGCCGATACGGCGCGCCCGTTCGACCGCCGTCGCCAGGGCCTCGTGCTGGGCGAGGGCGCGGCGCTGGTCGTCGTCGAGAGCCGCGCCCATGCGGAGGCGCGGGGGGCGCGGCTGCGGGCCGTGCTGCGCGGGGCGGGCGCGGCCGCGGACGCGGTCCACATGACCGCGCCCGATCGCGAGGGCGGCGGCGCGGCGCGTGCCATGACCGCCGCCTTGCGCGACGCCGGGGTCGATCCTACGGCGGTCGGTCTGGTGTCCGCCCACGGCACCGGTACCGTCTACAACGATGCGATGGAGGCGGCCGCGCTGGGGCGCGTGTTCGCGGAGCACCGCGTGCCGGTGAACTCGATCAAGGGCGCGATCGGCCACACCCTCGGGGCGGCTGGCGCGTTCGAAGCGGTGATGTGCGTGCAGGCGCTCGCCACCGGATGCATCCCGCCCACCGCCGGACTCGAGGAGCCGGACCCGGCGTGTGCGGCGATCGACCTCGTGCGGGGCGCGGCGCGCTCCGCGCCGGTGGCGGTCGCACTCTCCACCTCGTCGGGCTTCGCGGGCGCGAACGCGGCGCTCGTCCTGGGGGCGCCGAGCGGTGCGCCGATGGGAGACCGGTGAGCGGAGCGCTGGCGATGAGCGGCGTCGGTGCGCTGACGGCGCGCGGGACGCTCCCGGCGCGCTGGAGTGGGCCGCCGCCGGGCGTGATGGGCGCGGTGCCCCTCGACGTCCTGCCGGAGCCGGCGCGTGGCCGCGCGGCTCGCGCCGAGCGGCTGACGCAGCTCTTGCTCGGTGCGGCGCTCCCGGCGCTCGACGCCGCGGCGCTGCTCGCGATCGACGGCCCGCCGCGCCCGCGTCTCGGCGCCGTCGTCGGCACCGCCTTCGGCTGCTTCCTCACCAATGCCGCCTATCAGCACCGACTCGCCGAGGGCGGCATGCCCGCCGCGAGCCCGCGCCTCTTCGCCGCGACGGTGTCGAACGCCGCCGCCGGCGAGCTCGCGATCGCCGCGCGGCTCGGCGGTCCGTCGATCACCGTGACGGCCGGCGCCGCGGCCGGTCTCACCGCGCTCGCCGACGCCGCCGACCTGGTGGCGCAGGGCCACGCCGACGCCCTCGTCGCCGCCGGCGTCGATGCGCAGGGCGCCGCGCTGGCCGCGTTCGTCGCTGCCGGCGGCCTCGTCGTGCGCGATCCGCCGGGCGAGGCGGCGGGGGCTCTGGTGGTCGAGCCGCTGGCCGCCGTACGGGCGCGCGGCGCGCACCCGTACGGCCTTCTCGCCGGCTGGGCGCTGGGCTTCGAGCCCGACGCGCACGGACCCGAGGGCGGGGCGGCGCTCGCCGAGACCATCGGCCAGGCGCTGGCGCAGGCCGACGTCGCGCCCGGCGGCCTGGCGCGCGTCGTCGCGCCGGCCGGCACTGCCGCCGTCGACCGCGGCCTGCGTCTCGCGCTGGGCGACGCGGCGCCGCCCGACGATCCGGTGCGCGCCGCGCTCGGCGAGACGCTCGCGGCGCACGGCCCGCTCGCCGTGCAGCACGCGCTCGCCACCTCCGCCGCGGGCGACGTCGTCCTCCTCGTCGACGCGTGTGCGAGCGGCCACCTGGCGGCCGTCGTCGTGCGTGCCGCGGAGGGTAGGGCGTGACGCTCGCCGGGCGGCGCGTGCTCGTGACCGGCGGCTCGCGCGGCATCGGACGCGCGACGGCGCTCGCCTGTGCGCGGGCCGGCGCCGCCGTCGCCTTCAACTGGTCGCGCAGCGAGGACGGCGCCGAGGCCGAGGAGACGCGGGCCGCGCTCGCGGCCGCCGGGGGCACGGTGCACGCCGCCCAGGCCGACGTCGCCGACGCGGGCGCCGTCGCCACGCTCTTCGCCGACGTGCGCGCGGCGCTCGGCGGCCCCGTCGACGTGCTCGTGAACAACGCCGCCGTGAGCCAGGACGGCCTCGTCATGCTGCAGAGCGAGGAGGCCTTCGCGCGCACGGTGGCCGTGAATCTCCAGGGCGCGTGGCTCTGCTGCCGGGCGGCGCTGCGCGGCATGATCGCCGCCCGCGGCGGGCGCATCGTGAACGTCGTCTCGCCCGCGGCGTTCTTCGGCAAGGAAGGCGCCGGCGCGTACGCCGCGTCGAAGGGCGGCCTCGTCGCGCTCACGAAGTCGCTCGCGCGCGAGGTCGCGCGCTACCGGATCACCGTCAACGCCGTGTCCCCCGGCTACGTCCGCACGCAGCTCACGGCCGACCTCGACGCGCGCACGCGCGGCACGCTCGAGCAGCAGATCCCCCTCGGTCGTTTCGCCGATCCCGACGAGATCGCGGCGGCGATCGCCTTCCTGGCGTCCCCCGCGGCGTCCTACCTCACCGGCACCACGCTCCACGTGGACGGTGGGCTCACGATGATTTAAACGAGGCTTCGATGGAGAGTAACGGTCTGCTCGGGGAGGTGAAGGACCTCCTCACGACGGGGCTCCGCCTGACGACGGCCCCCGCCGACATCCCGGACGACTCGCCGATCTTCGGCGAGGGGCTGGGACTCGACTCGATCGACGCGCTGGAGCTGGTCGTCCTGGTCGAGGAGCGCTTCCACGTCTCCATCCCCGACGAGGAGGTCGGCAAGCGCGCCTTCGCTTCGGTGCGTGCGCTGGCGGACTTCATCGCCGCGGAGCGCCCGCGCTGACGGGTCCCGTGCGGCACTCGCGGGTCGCGGTGACGGGGCTGGGCGCGGTGACCGCGCTCGGTGCCGACGTGGCGTCGCTGGCGGCGGCGCTCGCCGACGGCCGGCGCGCGATCGGCCCGCTCACCCGTTTCCCGCACGCGGGGCGCTGTGCGATCGCGGCGCAGGTGCCGGAGCTCACGCCGGAGGCCGTCGACGGCGCGCGCGCGCGGCTGTCGGCCGCGACGGGCCGCCGCCTGTCGTATCCCGACCGGCTCGGCCTCGCGGCGACGGCGCAGGCGCTGCGCCAGGCGCGGCTCGAGCCGGGCGCCCGCGGCGACGTCGGCGTGTACGTCGGGGCGTCGGTCGGCGGCATGGGCGATGCCGAAGCGGCGTACCAGCGCCGCCAGGAGGGCCGCGATGCGCGCTACCGCCTCTCGCGCCTCCTGCCCGCGCCGCTCTCGAACACCGCCGCGGCCCTCGCGCAGGGCCTCGGCCTCCAGGGCCCGCGCGCGACGTTCTCCACGGCGTGCTCGTCGAGCGCGCTCGCGATCGCCGAGGCGGCCGACGCGATCGCACGCGGGCGCGTGCGCCAGGCCGTCGCGGTCGGCACGGATGCGCTCTGCCGCATCACGTTCTCCGGCTTCGACGCGCTCCAGGCGCTCGACGCGCGGCCGTGCCGCCCGTTCGCGGCCGACCGCGCGGGACTGTCGCTCGGCGAGGGCGCGGCGGCGCTCGTCCTCGAAGAC
The sequence above is a segment of the bacterium genome. Coding sequences within it:
- the rpoZ gene encoding DNA-directed RNA polymerase subunit omega, producing MARITVEDCLEQVPNRFELVLLAARRAKQLLKGARPLVESDNKEIVTALREVADAKVRLTYDE
- a CDS encoding J domain-containing protein, which codes for MAKQQDLYAILGVAKTATADEIRKAYRKLARQHHPDLNPGNKQAEERFKEISLAHDALSDPERRKLYDEFGQEGLAPGFDATRAREYRRWADSGQGFSFRGGSPGAGAGDFDFGFGTGTRRGRRRSAAETERGFADILNEMFGGAAEGAAPEPPPSAPRDVEYPIEIDLLDALRGTRTAVSVRRPVVCETCGGTGRVGRKGCTTCGGSGTVEKREKLNVKIPAGVADGARVRVAGKGGVGAGGRSGDLYFVVKVRPHPLLQREGRDLMLEVPITVVEAVRGATIEVPTLAGKVQLKVAPGSQSGQRLRLRGRGAPDPKGGEAGDLYVRLMIQVPRDGAGEKMDDALQALEAAYGGESVRAHLAL
- a CDS encoding RNA polymerase factor sigma-32, encoding MADDDTRAPIEPEVIGPDDDAQVLPTGADEEEPEAAAATTAAPTDVPASLGVLVPAADTLQRYLAEIRRIPVLTREEEHELAVRWREQGDKKAAVRLVSSNLRLVVMIAREYQRAVQNLLDLVQEGNVGLLEAIKNFDPYRGVRFPSYAVWWVRAYIIRYIMNNWRMVKVGTTQAQRKLFFNLQKERERLEREGFTAEPKLIADRLGVKEKEVVEMEQRLAGRDLSVNAPVNEGEEATLLDFLPGPAQTAEAVADEEYHRLVREKAAEFKQTLKGKDLVIYERRLEALMRDEEPVTLQEIGDEYGITRERVRQIEARVKKKLGQYLREQIPDIKEIEFGS
- a CDS encoding acetolactate synthase, encoding MPMHGGRIVARALKREGVPYVFTLCGGHVMSIYDGCLDEGIGVVDVRHEQSAAHAADGWARVTGQPGVAIVTAGPGLTDAVTGVATAWRANIPMVIIGGQAPRHFQDMGGLQDMNHVDLMRPITKWAVSVPNTRRLGEYVATAFRVATTNVPGPVFLEMPLDFLFDIVQDDDVVEPSNYRTEAAVGADPRYVEKAFELLRGAERPVCLVGSQLFWSKRREAYPEFVKTFGMPTYVNGQARGSLDPDDPHWFLQTRKEALRKADVVLIFGTPLDFRIGYGRSTHINGDAKLIHVDLDGKELGKNRGVDVGIVGDTGLVMEMLTRCATDAKFQPELSRAWLRELRGVEKGKWEALQGQLVSDEVPLNPLRVCAEVDKLVTKDTILIGDGGDFVGSAANVLRPRGFGHWLDAGPLGTLGAGPGYAMAAKLASPKSDVIIMYGDGAFGLNMMEFEACIRQKINIVGVIGNDAAWMQILRGQEQMYGADRTPACKLSYTRYDTMIEAMGGHGEWVERPEQIRPALERALGAGKPAVVNVKIGRSDFRKDAISV
- a CDS encoding competence/damage-inducible protein A yields the protein MAGERTAGIIVIGNEILSGKVADTNAPFLTRELRALGVALRRIVTITDELDDIAEAVREFHRRFDVNFTSGGVGPTHDDVTMEGIARGLGRRVVRHPVIESRLREFYKDNVNEARLKMAEVPEGSELIVDQRLGFPTIQCENFYILPGIPELFEAKFNALRDRFVDTPYTLRIVYTRDGEGTIAHHLNATLAAFPELMLGSYPKLGDPEYAVKLTLESKDAAYVEQALAHLLQLLPAETVVRTE
- a CDS encoding radical SAM protein; this encodes MLTLRGVVLPESGDRPELPLELADLQVLRQMAATGTMAWAGDRPALVAELAARGISPLGAAPADRPLAPAPGAPGAPPRLDDFYIVTTPAVLCVGPAGFEQVSEDGRLLARLDAVELLAASEFCKATTAREALARHAARAGAERLDERTFLRVLARLMASGLLLRFDLTDTAQGRALSREDRDIRRAIAKQMELAEVVRRDVQAYDAQEQARAARTGVIRPRIVPIHSQWKITPLALGMIVAYAKQYDGGRLDERYDFRPDWLTDPARASSPKTASLFLFSHYIWSSVGNLELSAQLKASDPRALTVHGGPNVPKYEKDLEAYFRMHPHVDIAVRGEGEVTAAEMLSALAEVIDDPRPDLAVLEKVPGLAFRLGDRIVRTPDRERITDLDVIPSPYLTGLFDSFGKASTEAAVIESNRGCPYGCTFCDWGSATAQRIRKFSLERVFEEIEWCARHGVETIGLADANFGVFERDVAIAEKVAEVKARYGYPRHFGVNYAKNSLKHLKPIVKILSGAGTIAYGQLSLQSMDPGTLETIERHNIKSEKYHELAQEFRQAGLPLFIDLMMGLPGSTVTSFRADLQQAIDREVIAKVYPTQLLVNSPMNDPEYRQEHDIQAKPGAFLTSCASFSTADYARMKEMRRVFLLLEKFGILRHVARHVRREVGVREMEFFERLLDDGRAARTRWPVLAFTLESVPNLMVPPGRWQLLLDEVRQYLTEVVHIADDSALDTVLTVQRLLLPARNRRFPDEVQLPHDYAAWYGAMLAAKDAGHLQDWPSVVPPLREYGPGTLRVSDPFDVCVFGIGHSVESDSFGVWELDSPISRPVVPLHSALG